A region from the Bubalus kerabau isolate K-KA32 ecotype Philippines breed swamp buffalo chromosome 23, PCC_UOA_SB_1v2, whole genome shotgun sequence genome encodes:
- the PRKRIP1 gene encoding PRKR-interacting protein 1 isoform X1 — translation MASSAASSVRPPRPKKEPQALIIPKNAAEEQKLKLERLMKNPDKAVPIPEKMSEWAPRPPPEFVRDVMGSSAGAGSGEFHVYRHLRRREYQRQDYMDAMAEKQKLDAEFQKRLERNKIAAEEQTAKRRKKRQKLKEKKLLAKKRKLEQKKQSEDVHWTCRDYFKTGVEGAVYQPQHCGHSARCSEGRCPVHCRVFKSILASTPRCQQRPPSPPSSTKRNVSRPLPSVFPMGERDRSVPR, via the exons ATGGCGAGCTCGGCCGCCTCTTCTGTGAGGCCGCCGAGGCCCAAGAAGGAGCCGCAGGCGCTCATCATCCCCAAGAATGCCGCGGAGGAGCAGAAGCTCAAGTTGGAACGGCTCATGAAGAACCCG GATAAAGCAGttccaattccagaaaaaatgagTGAATGGGCACCTCGACCTCCCCCAGAATTTGTCCGAGATGTAATGG GTTCAAGCGCTGGGGCCGGCAGCGGAGAATTCCACGTGTACAGGCATCTGCGCCGGAGAGAGTACCAGCGCCAGGACTACATGGATGCCATGGCTGAGAAG CAAAAATTGGATGCAGAGTTTCAGAAGAGGTTGGAAAGGAATAAAATTGCTGCAGAGGAGCAGACTGCAAAGCGTCGGAAAAAGCG ccagaagttgaaagagaagaaattacTGGCAAAGAAGAGGAAACTTGAACAGAAGAAACAAAGTGAAG ATGTTCACTGGACCTGTCGTGATTATTTCAAAACTGGGGTGGAAGGAGCAGTTTATCAGCCTCAGCACTGTGGACACTCGGCCAGATGCTCTGAGGGACGGTGTCCTGTCCACTGTAGGGTATTTAAGAGCATCCTGGCTTCTACCCCCAGATGCCAGCAGCGCCCGCCCTCCCCTCCGTCATCGACAAAAAGAAATGTCTCCAGACCTTTGCCGAGTGTCTTCCCCATGGGGGAGAGGGACAGAAGTGTCCCCAGGTAA
- the PRKRIP1 gene encoding PRKR-interacting protein 1 isoform X3, which produces MASSAASSVRPPRPKKEPQALIIPKNAAEEQKLKLERLMKNPDKAVPIPEKMSEWAPRPPPEFVRDVMGSSAGAGSGEFHVYRHLRRREYQRQDYMDAMAEKQKLDAEFQKRLERNKIAAEEQTAKRRKKRQKLKEKKLLAKKRKLEQKKQSEDAETSSRGRS; this is translated from the exons ATGGCGAGCTCGGCCGCCTCTTCTGTGAGGCCGCCGAGGCCCAAGAAGGAGCCGCAGGCGCTCATCATCCCCAAGAATGCCGCGGAGGAGCAGAAGCTCAAGTTGGAACGGCTCATGAAGAACCCG GATAAAGCAGttccaattccagaaaaaatgagTGAATGGGCACCTCGACCTCCCCCAGAATTTGTCCGAGATGTAATGG GTTCAAGCGCTGGGGCCGGCAGCGGAGAATTCCACGTGTACAGGCATCTGCGCCGGAGAGAGTACCAGCGCCAGGACTACATGGATGCCATGGCTGAGAAG CAAAAATTGGATGCAGAGTTTCAGAAGAGGTTGGAAAGGAATAAAATTGCTGCAGAGGAGCAGACTGCAAAGCGTCGGAAAAAGCG ccagaagttgaaagagaagaaattacTGGCAAAGAAGAGGAAACTTGAACAGAAGAAACAAAGTGAAG
- the PRKRIP1 gene encoding PRKR-interacting protein 1 isoform X4, whose amino-acid sequence MASSAASSVRPPRPKKEPQALIIPKNAAEEQKLKLERLMKNPDKAVPIPEKMSEWAPRPPPEFVRDVMGSSAGAGSGEFHVYRHLRRREYQRQDYMDAMAEKVTSDLKRRTQSQKTASHLQLQRPAACLRHRLCFWPTGSKIGCRVSEEVGKE is encoded by the exons ATGGCGAGCTCGGCCGCCTCTTCTGTGAGGCCGCCGAGGCCCAAGAAGGAGCCGCAGGCGCTCATCATCCCCAAGAATGCCGCGGAGGAGCAGAAGCTCAAGTTGGAACGGCTCATGAAGAACCCG GATAAAGCAGttccaattccagaaaaaatgagTGAATGGGCACCTCGACCTCCCCCAGAATTTGTCCGAGATGTAATGG GTTCAAGCGCTGGGGCCGGCAGCGGAGAATTCCACGTGTACAGGCATCTGCGCCGGAGAGAGTACCAGCGCCAGGACTACATGGATGCCATGGCTGAGAAG GTGACTTCAGATCTCAAAAGGAGGACTCAGTCCCAGAAGACTGCCTCCCACCTGCAGCTTCAGCGGCCTGCTGCATGTCTCCGTCATCGTCTGTGCTTCTGGCCCACTGGCT CAAAAATTGGATGCAGAGTTTCAGAAGAGGTTGGAAAGGAATAA